Below is a window of Chionomys nivalis chromosome 19, mChiNiv1.1, whole genome shotgun sequence DNA.
attatgtgaAAATTACATATACCCacgtgtgtgtttaatttttattttatttttattaatgtgtgtatgtatgtgtgggtgcctttggaggccagaagaaggtatcctATCTCATAGAGCTGGagttatgtgggtactgggaaccaaactctggtcctctgcaagaacagcaaaagctcttaaccactgagccatctctccagcctctttttttgttttgttttgtttgagacagtctcctaTAACCTAGACCGGTGTTTGACTTCTCATCCTCCTGACTTTAACTtctaagtgttggaattacaggatTCAGGTCCTAAAACCAGTTTATACAGTGCTAGGGGTTAAACCAGTGTCTGCTTATATTGTAGGCATGCTCTCTACTAACTGAATTATCCCTgtcatatattctctctctctctcgcacacacacgcacacgcaagTTATATTCCTGCCAtataatgcacacacatataaacacatacacatatattgagtatatatgtgtgcatacatgtatgtaaatatgcACTCAAACACGGGTCCATGCTTTTGTTCCCTATATTCTATGGCTTGCTTATGTCACTCAACAAGTTCTCTGGGGAAACACCCAAGCTATCTGGTATGGTTCTAAAACAATCACTTCGAGCGCCGCCTCTCGCTTGCCGAGCTCCAGCCGAAGGAGAAGGGGGGTAAGTAAGGAGGTGCCCATACCATGGCTCGTACAAAGCAGACTGCCCGTAAATCCACCGGTGGTAAAGCACCCAGGAAACAACTGGCTACAAAAGTCGCTCGCAAGAGTGCGCCCTCTACTGGAGGGGTGAAGAAACCTCATCGTTACAGGCCTGGTACTGTGGCACTCCGTGAAATCAGACGCTATCAGAAATCCACTGAACTTCTGATCCGCAAACTCCCCTTCCAGCGTCTGGTGCGAGAAATTG
It encodes the following:
- the LOC130890515 gene encoding histone H3.3A-like; this translates as MARTKQTARKSTGGKAPRKQLATKVARKSAPSTGGVKKPHRYRPGTVALREIRRYQKSTELLIRKLPFQRLVREIAQDFKTDLCFQSAAIGVLQEASEAYLVGLFEDTNLCAIHAKRVTIMPKDIQLARRIRGERA